The segment GAAAAGGATGGACGTTTGAATCGCTTGCGTGAAGGAGAAGATGATGAACCGAATGACATTCAAAGCATTGTAGAAACCTACAAATACAGAAGGGAGGCAGAACGCTATTCTCGTCGAGTGTCCATGGAAGAAATCGAATCCAATGGCTACAACCTGAATATCTCAAGGTATGTGAGTACATCAGAAGACGAAATACAAATTGACTTAAAAGAGGTCAATGATAAATTGATAGACATAGAAAAGAAAATCAACAAAGCAAGAGACGAGCACAATGCATTTTTGAAGGAGTTGGGGTTGCCGAAGATATGAGATTCGGACAAACTAGAAGTCTGTATTCTAAAGATAAAACAGGTATTAAAGACTCACTGACATAGTACTGGCTAGTTGAGTATGAACCCCAAATTACCCTCTTCCAAAAACCCGCGCAGGTTTACTCCAAAACATAGTGTGGTTTGTGTGAAAGTCTGCTGTGGTTTGTGCGAAAGTCTGCCTAGGTTTGGGAGAAAACCTGCCTAGGTTTGTGAGAAAGTCTGCGCGGATTGAGAAAAAGTCTGCACGGGTTTGGGACAAAATCTGCGCGGATTTGAGAGAAAGTCTGCGCAGATTTGAAGCAAAGTCTGCACGGATTTGAGGCTAAGTCTGCGCAGACTTTGAGGGGTATGTAACTAGGCCCTTTTTGATGACTAACCTACTTACTTAACTAATTGAATTACAGTTAGTTAAAGTCTTGAAGTGGAAATTTTACTAAGCACTTGATTTTTAACATATTTTGGCATTTTTTAGTGCGTTTTTGGAACGGAAATTGTTCTCCACAAAATGTCTTCAGACACATCGAAAAGGCCACTCGATAACCCCGTTTGTCTTCACTCAATTTGGTTAACAGTTCTGCTGTTTTCATCTCAAGTGTGGACAAGCACCCCGCTTTCGCAAGCACACGCACCGCACAGTCTCACTACGCATAGTTACGACCTAGCAAAGCACCCATTTGATGCAAGTATCAGTTATTACTTCGCAAAACTCCGACAGGCTTTGTCAGTTTTTGCAAGGTTGACCCTACGCAGAGTAGGAGTGTCCGTGGTACGTCTTGCCTGCGAAGCAAAGTTGAACTCATTTTTCACATTTTAAATTTTAAAATCATGTCTATCATGTATAAAGCTGTACCTAAAGCACAACCGGGAGTGGTTGGCGGAGGTCAAATCAAGTATTACGCGAGCATCGTTCGTGAGCGCCCCGTGAGCATCCGAAAGATCGCTACGGAAATCTCCAAAATGACAAGTTTGCATACCACCGATATATTTGGGGTGCTAGAGTCATTCTTGGATCGTTTGCACACCTATCTCGAAGAAGGCCGCATTGTGAAGCTTGGAGATGTGGGTAGTTTTTCACCCGCTATTGCTAGCTATGCAGAGGATCTACTAGAGGATGTAGACAAAAGAACGATCAAAAGGCTCAAGGTCAATTTTCGACCAAGCATGGAGCTAAACGAGAGATTGTCAACTATAAAGTTTGTAAAACAGCAAGATGATCCGATTGAATAAGTGTTTGCAGCCTATGACCAGCGCGAGAGGCCTCATGGGGAAACAACGATACCGTTTTGTAGAATGGTAATG is part of the Reichenbachiella agarivorans genome and harbors:
- a CDS encoding HU family DNA-binding protein, with translation MYKAVPKAQPGVVGGGQIKYYASIVRERPVSIRKIATEISKMTSLHTTDIFGVLESFLDRLHTYLEEGRIVKLGDVGSFSPAIASYAEDLLEDVDKRTIKRLKVNFRPSMELNERLSTIKFVKQQDDPIE